The stretch of DNA ggtGAAAAGGTCTTTAACTATTACATATGATTTAAAATGGGAATGTCTCCATGCATTAAAAGGAAAGTGCACATCCAGTGTGatgtgaaacatacagtagatcctgAAATATAAATGGACACAGAAACTATTGAGGCTTCAAGATCTTGGGATGACGTGTGGTCAGAATAACAATAACTGACAGTGAcataaatgaagaaaacaaatttgGTGTCAAATCAACTCTGGCAGATCCCCCTAAACTTTGTCCTCTACTGCAAAAGAGGAattttagacatactgtacccaAGAAGACTTTTAACATTCATGGtaactgcttttttaaaagataaaaatgttcagaaaagAAGTTGAGAAAACAATATTCACAAAGTCAACAACTGCCTTCAGCAACAGGGCTCTGACCTTTGAGCCCTAGCTGGAAAATGTCACATTGTGTCCTAATATTGTTACGGCTAGATTGCCTTGTAAAAGTAAAAGTACAGTACCAATTGAacgttttatttgttgttgtttttttcaggtgTTGCTAATTGAAGCCTTTGTTTCACTAGGAACATCTCTACTTGTGATAGTAGTCATGCCTCACTTTGATGTCCTGACGAACCTTTTTATCTCTGGAAGTGTTTGCTTTCTTCCATCACTTTTACAAGTCGTCTTCCAATTACAGAAAGAGAACTGGAAAATTGTGTTCCCGGCTTGTTCCGTCGTACTTGTGCTGATAGGCTACGTTCTCTTAGGAGTAGATTTTTACATTAGAAAAACGTCTTATGTGGCTAATgatcaaaatatatattatcaTTATGTAGGGATTGCAATTTTTTCATCCATATTAATTTCCTTCAATTGGTGGGAGAACTCCCTACAGGCTATCGATAAAATGAAGGACAAGCTGGCAGAATTAGATAGTTTCCGAGACTTTATGATGATAATCTCCAGTCTCCTGAGGACAGCTGTTGTTGGTGTGGTGTTTGCTGTTTATTACCAAATTGCTTATGATGGAGTATGGTCTTACTTCAGCAATATTAACAGTGACACACTCAATATAGGGGTTGGGCTGTTTTTCTTACAAGCTTTTTCCTCTGCTATCGGACATTGGTTTGGGGTGGTGGCTTGTAAGATTCACGCAATCAGAGGCAGCTTTGCTCTGCCTGTTGTCTTGACAACACCCGCTGTACTCATTTCGGCTGTGGTTATTTTTCTAACAAAGTTTGAAGAAATGGACAGAAGGCTGGAAATAGCAAATTTCACAATATCGACATTTTGCAGAAAGCTAAAAGCAGAACGAAACATCACTACACTAGATGAAATTTCCAACAGCATTTGCAGAACCCCAGTGCATAACTATTATGAGATCTGGCCCATCAGCGTGCTCGGGGTGGAAGGATTGTGTTGGTGGATGGCGCTGTTGTGTGGTACCTACTATGTCTGGAGCCTGAAAGTCCAGCGAATTGAAAGAACATCGCAGATATTTGTTCGCAGGCTGTACGAGTCAGCCTTTCTGGATCAGTCACTTCTCCTCAACACCAAGATGAGAGCTGTCAAAACCAGAAATCAGGAAAGGTAAACCACACATCTGAACTGGTGCTGTTACAAATTGTGTGTAGCAAAATTGTGCACACAAAAATAACCGTgcgatttgtcttaccttgttTTGTGGATGGATGATAACAGctgtatgtattgtatgctGTATATGTTTTGCTAAAACAAACTTTGAATTGTTTAATGggaagattttattttctttaattggaattaaactttgtaaaaagtttttttgATTTGTGTTAATAGCAAATCCAGTACTGAAGAATTGAGAAACTGAAGCTAGCAAGAATACATTGGTTGGACTTTCACACCCAGAATCcatttaatgtgtatttttcttttattgcagTCAAGATGAAATTGAAAGCTGTGTGATATACCTTTGTGCAACTATGTGGCATGAAACATATGATGAAATGCTGAAGATCCTTACATCAATGTTTAGGTAAATTAGTGGccattttttaagaaacaggATAATTGTAAAAGACATGGCATACCTaacatgttacattttaaataaatgaattgcCTAATACCATCCATTATCAAAAATCTGCTGGTGCCTGGGTCACAGTACCCAAGAACCCATTAAGCACAGGGCCCCAGGTGGGATTACACCACAGACAGGGTGCCACAGAGGACACAGGCAATGAGCAAAGCCAGCCAGTCTTTGAGAGGTGGGAGAAGTCTGGAGCACCCAGTGAAAACCCACAtggactccacacagaaggtgccaAAGACCAGAATCAGAGCCGAGACACAAGAGCTTACTGCAACACCACAGTGACGCGGACCTTTGGGTTGACTGTATACATGGTCAGAATAAAAATGGAAGATATCTTAACGTGATAGGTATAGAGCAACAACATTAAAATTCCTTTTGAGCACTTGAGTAAAAAACTATTTCTGTAAGCGGAGATATCCATTTTGTAAAATCTACTGACAGACTTTCCTATTGACTTTCCAGTTTTTCTGTACAATAATATCTTCCATGACTTtcaataatttcttttttttttcagattggaCAGATACAGAGGAGATCCAAAAGAGGAACATAAGGATAATTTTGACTTTGAATGCCATATATTTGTGGATGATTCATTTCAGAAAGACAAGGAAACCAAGTTTGTAAACACATATGTGAATGACTTAATGCATGTGATAATAGAAGTGTTCAGGTACGCCGTTCTTTTCCTTTCACATATGTAATCAATTGTGTATCTCAGGGGATAGCTCAGAAATACATAatttcacagatttttttttaaatgcagccaTTGTCAAAAATAGCTCTTGATTCTCTGGactgattgttttaaatgacaATGTCATGCGAGTGGTATATTTTGTAGGGTATTCACAAACAAAGAGCCCGATGACGTGTCTATCATTGAAACTCCATATGGGGGAAGACTGATGTTTGTACTTCCAGAGGGAAACATGCTATATATTCACCTTAAAGATAAAGAGCTGATCCGTAACAAGAAGAGATGGTCACAGGTAGGTatcactttcttcttttcattgcaaaaaaaaataatgtgcaaaTGTTTGAAAGCATATTTCAAGTGATGTTTCATttcacgttttattttttctgagccTAGCAATGAGCAAAGCATAGTTgcgttttaaatatattttcatagaacaataaaatgcttttttcttttatattacaAGTCAGTAGAAAACAAATTCCTATTTACAATAGTGACCTGGAAGCCCATATCTGTGACAGGGTTTTTACTAAAGCAATTTCTGTGTAGTTCCTTGCTCAAGGGCACAGAATCAGCCTCTAACTCAAGACTACGTCCCATTATCTACCAGTTATAAAAGTCCAGTGCCCAGTGGGatgttatcattttttcatttcgATTTTTATAAGCTAGAAAGGCAATACTGAGATAAAATATCAAAGTCAGTTATGAcatgtattaatataatttgaaaGTTGCATTATGTACTATTGAAAGAGAAACAAGCATACCAATGGTAAGTCATTAGCTAAAATCAAACAGGGTTTCATATCCACTACTTCAACAATTCagtcaaaaaatatattttactaacTGAAATAGTCAAAAGTTTTTCTGAAGCCCTTATATTGTATTTAGATGTGAGAAGAAAATGACGTGACAAAATGAATATAAACATTCTCTAATTGTCTAACTTTTATTTGTTTCAGATAATGTATATGTACTATCTGCTTGGTTGGAAAGGCTATATTTCAAAGAATCCTTCAAAAATAAAGGTAATTTTCTtcatgtttgttgtttttctcatgGTAACTTTTTCCTAATTGTGGAGAACTTGTCATAAAAATAAGACCAAAactgaaagacaaaaaataaaccacACCACTAAGATGTTCATTTTACCAGTCAGTAAATTAACTGAAAAGTGTGACTGGGTCACTCAGCTCTACTGGCATGTAAAAGAGAGTTAGGGCAGAAAAGgatgaaatcttttttttggtGTATAGTCCAATTTTCACATAAACTAGTCATAACCAGTACAAATGGCAAGAGTTATGAAATCCATTCATTCTTCTCCTTACTTTATATAACTTGTTTACTCTCCTACACAGAGAAATGACAACCCCTGTCGTGCAAGCCTTATATCCTTGGATGGAGAAAGTTTCCTTTTGCCAGGTTGTGATAATGACAACAAGCGAAAATTCATCTCGGATGAGAATGTATACGTCATGGCATTGGATGGGGACACAGACTTCCACCCCTCTGCCTTAATCTTGCTGGTAGATCGTCTTAGGATGTACCCTAACGTAGGAGCAGCCTGTGGAAGAATTCATCCCACTGGAATgggtgagaaaaataaaaactatctCCCATCTATCTCCTTTTCTCCTGAACAAAAAGTGTGACATGGCCTACTCTATGTACTGCGTGGCCTGTTAGTCCCAGCTTTGTGAAACGCTCAGGCATTATAATCTAGGGGCATAAATGTTGCCCCTTTTCTTTCCAGGGCCAATGGTGTGGTATCAAAAGTTCGAGTATGCCGTGGGGCACTGGCTGCAGAAAACAGCTGAGCATGTGTTTGGATCTGTGCTCTGCAGTCCAGGGTGCTTCAGTCTGTTCCGAGGATCAGCAATAATGGATGATAATGTCATTAAGAGATACACCACCAAGGCAACAAGGGCAAGCGAATACGTTCAATATGATCAAGGTaaccttttttattcttttcagatttttatgttcttagtttctttttttctgaatctctttttgtcTTAATTAAATTAAGGAGCAATAACATTGACATCGCCAATCAAGGCCTCAGCCTGAAACCTCTAATCGCATGTGTTTGGGCGGAGCCTGGGTCATGTTACTAGTTGATTATGACTGGGATTCCACATGGTGGGTTAGATGCAGATCACGGTGGAATTTAGTCAGCTAGTTTCCTCGccctgccttccaagcagtaaCCTCTGGGGacctgctgtgagtgtgcagtgacatcagagaaAGAAGCACTGTTCACCCAATCTGTGCTGACCCTGTTGAATGCAAGTGTGTGAGTTGGGGTTAGTGTGGTCCTTATTGTTACTCATTGTCTGGCTTGTATTGGTAATATTCATACTCAGGGCCAGTAGTGGTAGTCTGATTTGATTAACAGTGGGCGATTCCAAACTGGTAGAGTCTAAAAGTCTAAAACAATTGCAATAATtcaataaagatgaacattgagaTTATTGCTGCTTGTCTTCGTAGGTGAGGACCGCTGGCTGTGCACACTGCTGCTGCAGCAGGGCTGGAGAGTGGAGTACAACGCTGCCTCAGATGCCTACACCAACGCCCCCCAGGAGTTCAAAGAGTTCTACAACCAGAGGCGCCGCTGGGGGCCCTCCACCCTGGCAAACACACTTGATCTCCTACACAGTGGAAAAGAAACCTCCAAAAAGAATACCTCCATTTCcatgctgtacattttctatcaGATCTTCACTGTGGGCTCGTCAATTCTGGGACCTGCCTCTGTCTGCCTCATGATAGCAGGTATGTGTCACCTTGTTactcttttctgaaatgcttcattttctGGAGGTTTTAATtctcagttgtttttttcctaaacCTCTTTCAGCATGTCAGCATTGTTTCAAATCAGACAGCTTACTGAAGAAGATCTTCTGTTTGCAATAGGACTTGACAGTATCAAGAACAGGAACCAGGAATTTGTCTGGGTCTGAACACCTGGAACAGAGAACTGTGTCTCCACGGTGGCTGCGGTGCAAAACCCAACACCCAGCGCGACATCGTTCAGTGGACTTGCAAAAGAGAATAAAGCCAGAATTTAACGCACACTATCTTCTTGTTCTGATATGTGGGCTAATTCTTCAGCCAATAAATTAAACTGTTAGATGGATCATTCGATTCCTGAGAAGCTTGTTTTAGGTATAAAAACATCCTTGCATTAAGTCAAGAAATGGCCTTACTGTAAATGAGGTAAAAAGTCTTatcttttttaaacaacaacagAACAACCATATTCCTCTTTTTATTGTAGGTGCGTTCACATTTGTGTTTGGAATGGAGGGAACCCTGGCCATCATCTTAGCTGTCATCCCTCCTGTAGTGTATTTAATCTTGTGCTTCACAACCAAGCCTGACTTCCAGATCAGCGTGGCAGCCGTTCTGAGTGTCATGTACGCCTTTCTGATGACAGCCTCTTTCTTTTCGATTATAGGTATGTAATGTTAAGCTTGTGTTAACATTCTTAGAGCTGACATTTTGACAAAACATTCTTAGAGCTGACATTTTGACAACTTTCTGATGGGGTGCTGAGCAATCAGTGACATTGCACCTTGACAATCTAATACAGTATTGGTTATCATTTCAATTTTTACATTAAAGCAATTAATCTGTAGTGTATGAATTGCAACCTATACCCAcagtaactgtttttccattatttttattaccatATATTGCACTGTGTGAAAAAATGTATCTGTAAATACAACACATACAGGACCACacttattttatatacagttttattGTAGCAGTATTTGACTGTGATTTTCTctactttttttccccaggtgAAATGGTGGAAGAAAAGACATTTATCACACCAACTGGTATATTTCTTGTTTCCATGAGCATCTTGTATTTTGTAACAGCCATTCTCCATCCCCAGGAGTTCTCAATGATAATCTATGGGCTGATGTACGTCATCTGCATTCCAAGTGGTTACCTCTTGCTGGCAATATATTCATTCGTCAACATGCACATCGTGTCCTGGGGGACCCGGGAGTCTAATCGGGACAAGGAGGAAGGGAAATCCGTCGGGGTTCTTTGTGACAGGACATGCAGTCTGTGCTGCTGGGATCTGCAATTAAAAGTCACGCAAGAAACCCAGGGTAATGTCCTGCTGCAGACCCAGCCGGCACTCCCCCCACAGCAGCCTGCGAACCAGAGCCAGCCAGACAGTCTAGAGGGCCAGCAGCGACCTCCACAGGTCTCCCAGCCCAACCAGCAGAATCTCCAGCACAATCAAGCAGGCCGGACCCAGCACGCTGCTCAGATCGCCTCTGACAATGAAGATGAGGAATCCACAACAAGGTAAACAGTGTTTAGGGAAGGCTGTTTTGTCTGGTTTCTGACTATCTACTAGACTACTTTTGATAGCAATTAGATTTCTAAGTACTGTACACTCATACCCCGGTATCCGAACCTAATCTGATCCTGAAAATCTGTTCGGAAGGCTGGAGACTGTAAATCGAAAATAGaaattccattatttcttaTTGGGAAAATTCCATCCCGTTCTGAACCTGTAGCTAGGAAACCTGAGTTAGTATCCCTAATCTTTCAGGAGTGCGATggcatctttaatgaccaagtagtcgGGTCTtgatttaatgtctcatccaaatGGTGGCACCTCTTCCAGATGATTGGATTCTGATTCATATAATTCCActtacaatgtataatttgatttcattatagctaaaatatttatttaggtgttttagattttatgttagttttggtttattttaatttttatttatttatatttaatatttttacacaaatatGACCGTTTCTTAGATCGTGCTAAAATAAGTACAACTGATTTGGAGTTTAATTTAGAAATTTGTTGTGTACTCCAAATtttattaaatcaaaatgcttacattttaaaaatgttttattacctCGGGGTAGatgttatgaaaataaaaaaaaacaggtgcagctgtttgtttaaaaaaagagcttGTTCATTTTTAGCCATTCTTGTCTGTAAACAtgatttcaaaatgaaagttAAAATATTGACCCCTGCAGTTAGTGAATATAATGTAACCAGTTTCTTTTGTGATCTGATTTTTCCtgcctttttaaattaaatgtcttGATGTTTCAATGTAGTGAGAGCGATGAggataacaata from Lepisosteus oculatus isolate fLepOcu1 chromosome 17, fLepOcu1.hap2, whole genome shotgun sequence encodes:
- the chs1 gene encoding chitin synthase 1 encodes the protein MEELKNRSVKRDGRHRDTWDPFQLNPIGAEKEQKRRCFILAQHLVAVIVGLFVLFCLVISKGSLLVISIFASPSSLSQRDQPFYILMLAFCLIIPNVLIFLKSLWKCAFKNFVSPNMRTMGLVLLIEAFVSLGTSLLVIVVMPHFDVLTNLFISGSVCFLPSLLQVVFQLQKENWKIVFPACSVVLVLIGYVLLGVDFYIRKTSYVANDQNIYYHYVGIAIFSSILISFNWWENSLQAIDKMKDKLAELDSFRDFMMIISSLLRTAVVGVVFAVYYQIAYDGVWSYFSNINSDTLNIGVGLFFLQAFSSAIGHWFGVVACKIHAIRGSFALPVVLTTPAVLISAVVIFLTKFEEMDRRLEIANFTISTFCRKLKAERNITTLDEISNSICRTPVHNYYEIWPISVLGVEGLCWWMALLCGTYYVWSLKVQRIERTSQIFVRRLYESAFLDQSLLLNTKMRAVKTRNQESQDEIESCVIYLCATMWHETYDEMLKILTSMFRLDRYRGDPKEEHKDNFDFECHIFVDDSFQKDKETKFVNTYVNDLMHVIIEVFRVFTNKEPDDVSIIETPYGGRLMFVLPEGNMLYIHLKDKELIRNKKRWSQIMYMYYLLGWKGYISKNPSKIKRNDNPCRASLISLDGESFLLPGCDNDNKRKFISDENVYVMALDGDTDFHPSALILLVDRLRMYPNVGAACGRIHPTGMGPMVWYQKFEYAVGHWLQKTAEHVFGSVLCSPGCFSLFRGSAIMDDNVIKRYTTKATRASEYVQYDQGEDRWLCTLLLQQGWRVEYNAASDAYTNAPQEFKEFYNQRRRWGPSTLANTLDLLHSGKETSKKNTSISMLYIFYQIFTVGSSILGPASVCLMIAGAFTFVFGMEGTLAIILAVIPPVVYLILCFTTKPDFQISVAAVLSVMYAFLMTASFFSIIGEMVEEKTFITPTGIFLVSMSILYFVTAILHPQEFSMIIYGLMYVICIPSGYLLLAIYSFVNMHIVSWGTRESNRDKEEGKSVGVLCDRTCSLCCWDLQLKVTQETQGNVLLQTQPALPPQQPANQSQPDSLEGQQRPPQVSQPNQQNLQHNQAGRTQHAAQIASDNEDEESTTSESDEDNNKKYDDEVYDEMDEEIKDVPESAWVVPVKKEFLKKLSYANMKRNLQEQIRYTLRNKNQHDVCEELVQTLTDTVNGELKDKIGPEDVLTDSLLEELQHVLNEDARRTLKVNNAERLERRVKRAIEKTLTAPQVDKLSEDEYDFWQKLIERYLAPIVDDKAHKEEVTRELKSLRNKATFLYFIVNTLWVVATFFLQAIGEKITIKIPKVFPNGTLSGDYLNVEPLSLMFLLSFAVLLIVQFLAMLYHRVYTLIHVVSYRSTEKDYKVDEDDDDGLTLENCIASGLVITSDDL